The sequence tttgtttctttctttctgtgtgtgtgtgtgtgtgtgtgtggcacattGTGGAATAAATAGCTGAATgatcacctctctgtctctccatccaaACAGCTCCTTAATGAAGGCGACCAGAGGGAACATGTTGGGCGTTGGAGTATCCAACAACAAGGTCAAGTACTCACGGCTGGCTGCCGATGAAGAAGGCTACATCGACCTGCAGGTGAGAGACGTGTTCCTTCTTCTACGCGGACCTCCCGCTGCCTCATTGAATGAATCCGAGATAAATCCATATTATTAATGACTTCCTGGTGATACGCCAAAGCCTTCGGTAATTAAACCAGAGAGATTACACCAGCTCTTAGTTTCTGGGTTGTAAAagatacaacttttttttttctgttttgtgccTGCTCCCAGTATTTGTTCGGGTTTAACACTGGCTAATTTAGTTTTGATGCAATACCAATTCTAATATTCATCAAGTACTTAGCGTTATATTCATCAAGTACTTGTGATTCACCATagtgatgaaaaaataaaaataaaactctaaTGTCTTTTTGTTCAACATTTGAATGCTTTCCAGTTCAAGAAAAGCCCGCCGAAGGTGCCGTACAAGGCGATCGCGCTGGCAATATTCTTGTTTTTGGTCGGCTCCTTGCTGATCATCTTCGGGGCTCTCCTTCTGTCGGGAACCATCAAGGTCGAGGTGAGTTTGGACACTATCGGTTAAAGAATTGGCAAATTACGTGGATGGGTCTCACGTCCAGATAGATTTACAGTGCAGTTAAAGCTGTGTCCCCGTTGGTATATAAATTTAAATACAGTTTCTTGTTCTGTTGCCAAAAGAGCTTATTGTGAGGCCCCATAATGTTTGGGTTCCTTAAAACTGACAGTAAATACCCCGTCAGGCTCGCTCTCCTGAAAAATCCATTTGTGACTAAAATGTTTCTGTCTGAGCCGCCCGCCTCCTGTCTGCTCCCAGTTGGAGGAGACATCTATTTTAGTGTTGCTCCTATATGTGAACGAGAGATGCTCTTTTATGTTTccagtattttaaaatgtatttatccttttttttttttatccaaaatgTGTCGCCAAGCACCTCTGAAGGCAGGTAACGAAATTCATCAAACAATGATATTTGTTCGTCCGTTAAACAACTGGGACAACATAAACGCATAAAAtatgaccccaaaaaaaaaaaaaatatccctCTCTATgggacccccccacccccaatgTACACACTCCTCACAGGCCCCACTGCACTCCTATATACAATATTCAGGCCCCTGgtcctcctcatccatctctAGGCTGGAAAGTGACAGAAGGGTAAGATTTGTAGCAATACTAGTGCCATTACAATACAAAAATATCGTTTCAGTATAAGCCAGCTTTGGGTGCTCTCGTCAAGTTTGGTGCTACAGCGTGAAAACATTTCAGCCGAGTATCTCGCCGCGATCCCCCAGCCCTAGTTTCCACACGTCTATAGTGAGGCGACACTCGTGCAGTAAAGAACTCTCGTTTTTATTAAACAGCTGTAGTTGAACTGCTGTCCCCGGCATTGTCAGTTTTCTGCCGCGCTCCCGTTCTTCCTGGCCATGCTCGGCGCGTTTGAATCCAACTACCAGTTTTGATGCATTCGAGCTCGCAGTGCCAACTTGGGTAGATCCCCTGCTGCGCTTTCCGCTTCCTAACATCACGACTCTATGCCGGCACATATTGCATTTGTAATTATCAGTGGgaggttaatgtgtgtgtgcgcgtgtgtgtgtgtgttatttattttttctttccccccctgGTCTGCAGATTGTATTTGCAGTATATTGGATCTGCCATGAAGGCAGCATTAGAGTATTTCAACAGTCGTCTTGCCAATTAGCCCACGCGAGTTGAAATGG is a genomic window of Cyclopterus lumpus isolate fCycLum1 chromosome 12, fCycLum1.pri, whole genome shotgun sequence containing:
- the LOC117740983 gene encoding transmembrane protein 230-like, with the translated sequence MKATRGNMLGVGVSNNKVKYSRLAADEEGYIDLQFKKSPPKVPYKAIALAIFLFLVGSLLIIFGALLLSGTIKVEHPDRTIPVIIIGLLVFLPGFYHLRIAYYAAKGYRGFSYDDIPDFGD